The following are from one region of the Roseobacter fucihabitans genome:
- a CDS encoding c-type cytochrome, with amino-acid sequence MTLHSSRFVADRLIFGLAVCFALLGTSQGSAQEFFTLKGHGGPIKGIAADADGTILTASFDNSVGLWRDGTPHWLEGHDAAVNAVAFAEGDRVVSAGDDFTLRLWDHAAGESRILGQHAAKVIRLAVAPDGQHVASASWDRTLRIWSLSEDVPPVEMTGHDNIVNDVSFSLDGQRLYSASADGTLRVWDASTGAPLRRLVNHGFGLNTLVVSPDDTWIAYGAVDGTTRIASLPDGAPLRDFTADRRPILAMAYDPQGARIAVGDAQGYIMLIDTETWQISNDFRATLSGPIWALAFSPDGQNIHAGGLEDTLYSWPINSLGSDPKMSNTERSFLKDPAEMSNGERQFQRKCSICHTLGPDGQRRAGPSLHGIFGRTAGTMDGYPYSTTLRHAGIVWSDETIDLLFDLGPDHYIPGSKMPMQRITKPQDRTDLISFLKRETSPP; translated from the coding sequence GTGACACTGCACAGCAGCAGATTCGTAGCTGACCGCTTGATATTTGGACTGGCCGTTTGTTTCGCTCTCTTGGGGACATCTCAAGGGTCCGCACAGGAGTTTTTTACCCTCAAAGGGCACGGCGGTCCAATCAAGGGCATTGCCGCTGACGCAGATGGCACGATCCTTACCGCCAGTTTCGACAATTCCGTGGGTCTTTGGCGCGATGGCACACCGCATTGGCTCGAGGGCCATGACGCAGCCGTAAACGCCGTCGCCTTTGCGGAGGGGGACCGGGTTGTTTCGGCGGGGGATGATTTCACCCTGCGCCTTTGGGATCACGCTGCGGGGGAGTCCCGCATTCTGGGGCAGCACGCCGCGAAGGTCATCCGGCTTGCCGTAGCCCCAGATGGGCAGCATGTCGCCTCTGCGAGTTGGGATCGGACGCTGCGGATCTGGTCTCTGAGCGAGGACGTACCCCCGGTGGAAATGACCGGTCATGATAACATCGTGAATGACGTCAGTTTTTCCCTGGACGGGCAACGGCTCTACAGCGCCTCTGCTGATGGTACATTGCGCGTCTGGGATGCCAGCACCGGCGCGCCTCTGCGCCGTTTGGTCAACCACGGGTTCGGGCTCAATACGCTGGTTGTGAGCCCGGATGACACATGGATCGCCTATGGTGCCGTAGATGGAACAACGCGAATTGCCAGCCTGCCTGATGGCGCCCCACTGCGCGATTTCACCGCCGACCGTCGCCCCATCCTGGCGATGGCGTATGACCCGCAAGGCGCGCGTATCGCCGTCGGGGACGCACAGGGCTACATCATGTTGATCGACACCGAAACCTGGCAAATATCGAACGATTTTCGCGCCACGCTGTCCGGCCCGATCTGGGCTCTGGCCTTTTCACCGGACGGGCAGAACATCCATGCGGGTGGCCTCGAGGACACGCTGTACAGCTGGCCGATCAACAGCCTGGGGTCTGATCCCAAAATGTCCAACACGGAACGCAGTTTCCTCAAGGACCCTGCCGAAATGTCCAATGGAGAGCGGCAATTCCAGCGCAAATGTTCGATCTGCCACACTCTGGGACCGGATGGGCAGCGTCGTGCAGGCCCCAGTCTGCATGGTATTTTTGGCCGCACCGCAGGCACCATGGATGGGTATCCTTATTCCACGACGCTCAGGCACGCGGGTATTGTCTGGTCGGATGAAACCATTGATCTATTGTTCGATCTCGGGCCTGATCACTATATACCGGGCTCGAAAATGCCGATGCAGCGGATTACCAAGCCGCAAGACCGCACCGATCTCATTTCTTTTCTCAAACGTGAAACATCCCCACCATAA
- a CDS encoding allophanate hydrolase subunit 1: MTETPVISTVGLSGLLISFGSGMSEPANRAALAFRTVLEAEDWPEVSETMMSLVSVFVAVDLVDTPAEQLREKLTDLLATRDWYGAALPGGRHLWHIPTVYGTDLAPQLQEVAEVAGLDPQEAIRQLSTARVRVLTLGFAPGQPYLGELEEVWNIPRQQDLTKSVPTGALVTAIRQLIIFTAPTPTGWRHIGQTAFRNFVLGDSNPFALSPGDELTFPAIERAAFDKLSRTDRFGGAEKEVIA, from the coding sequence ATGACTGAAACACCTGTCATCAGCACTGTGGGGCTGTCTGGGCTGCTCATCAGTTTTGGATCCGGGATGAGCGAACCCGCCAACCGCGCCGCCCTCGCCTTCCGCACAGTCCTGGAGGCGGAAGACTGGCCAGAGGTCAGCGAGACGATGATGTCGCTCGTCTCGGTCTTTGTCGCCGTGGATCTGGTCGATACGCCCGCCGAACAGCTGCGCGAAAAACTGACGGATTTGCTCGCGACGCGCGATTGGTACGGTGCTGCCCTGCCGGGGGGGCGGCATTTGTGGCATATCCCGACGGTCTATGGCACCGATCTTGCGCCGCAACTGCAAGAGGTCGCAGAGGTTGCGGGGCTCGACCCCCAAGAAGCCATCCGGCAACTCTCCACCGCCCGCGTGCGGGTTTTGACCTTGGGCTTTGCACCCGGACAACCCTATCTGGGGGAACTGGAGGAGGTCTGGAACATCCCGCGCCAGCAAGATCTGACCAAAAGCGTTCCTACCGGGGCCTTGGTGACGGCGATCCGGCAGTTGATTATTTTCACCGCACCCACGCCCACGGGATGGCGTCATATCGGCCAGACGGCGTTTCGCAACTTCGTTCTGGGTGATTCCAACCCCTTCGCCTTGTCGCCGGGCGATGAGCTGACCTTCCCGGCGATTGAGCGCGCCGCCTTTGACAAGCTCAGCCGCACAGACCGTTTTGGTGGCGCAGAAAAAGAGGTGATCGCATGA
- a CDS encoding DUF3320 domain-containing protein → MSFGPLNSDGGEKRLNVAVTRARAEMHVFASLGAHDIDLNRTRARGVADFKAFLDYAERGTIALPARDTGSLGPAENPFEEAIAVSLAAKGWEVRTQIGVSGFRIDLAVVHPDHAGIYLSGVECDGATYHSSATARDRDKVRQAVLEGLGWNILRIWSTDWFRNPADVIKRTHASLEELLQADHEIRAAAKAAKEDAQSQKLEEPRLALPPPADESDAVEKRGVSSEIDAAGLQNLEPDSTTGATSIAPVESANDLFSERFATNVEEAHETQSPALQGTKLSPNPEAFFEASYLPRLQESVAATVRDQGPLPIASLARRVAQIHGWQRTGHRISSRVEKAIGEAETHEDLGTKFIWTSGTYARRIPSRELFDRSIREVHPAEIASMIDAHASDLTAAEDPILNLARLLGIARLSRDAREYLEACIDWCDQ, encoded by the coding sequence ATGTCCTTCGGTCCACTGAACTCCGATGGCGGCGAAAAGCGCTTGAACGTCGCGGTAACCCGCGCGAGGGCTGAGATGCATGTGTTTGCGTCACTGGGCGCGCACGATATCGACCTAAACCGCACACGGGCGCGTGGCGTAGCCGATTTCAAGGCATTCCTCGACTATGCAGAGCGCGGCACCATAGCATTACCTGCTCGAGACACTGGCAGCCTCGGTCCTGCCGAGAACCCTTTTGAAGAGGCAATCGCTGTATCCTTAGCCGCGAAGGGCTGGGAAGTGAGAACACAGATTGGCGTGTCTGGTTTTAGGATCGACCTCGCGGTCGTTCACCCTGATCACGCTGGAATTTATCTCTCAGGAGTTGAATGCGATGGCGCGACATATCATTCTTCTGCAACTGCTCGCGATCGTGATAAAGTCCGGCAAGCAGTTCTGGAGGGCCTTGGCTGGAATATACTAAGGATATGGTCCACTGATTGGTTCCGAAATCCTGCGGATGTTATCAAAAGAACCCATGCCAGCCTCGAAGAGTTGCTTCAAGCAGACCACGAAATCCGCGCGGCAGCGAAAGCGGCAAAAGAAGACGCGCAATCACAAAAGTTGGAGGAACCACGTCTTGCGCTTCCGCCGCCTGCTGACGAAAGCGACGCGGTAGAAAAGCGTGGTGTGAGTTCTGAAATCGATGCAGCAGGGCTTCAGAACCTCGAACCGGATTCCACAACTGGGGCGACTTCCATCGCTCCAGTCGAGAGCGCAAATGACTTATTTTCAGAGCGGTTCGCCACGAACGTCGAGGAGGCGCACGAAACGCAAAGCCCCGCACTCCAAGGCACCAAATTAAGTCCTAACCCGGAGGCCTTCTTCGAAGCAAGCTACCTTCCCCGGCTGCAAGAAAGCGTCGCCGCGACAGTAAGAGATCAAGGACCGTTGCCAATTGCCAGTCTCGCCCGTCGGGTGGCCCAAATTCATGGCTGGCAAAGAACCGGACATCGCATCTCATCTCGCGTGGAAAAAGCAATCGGCGAAGCTGAAACGCATGAAGATCTTGGAACGAAATTCATTTGGACGTCAGGAACCTACGCGCGGCGCATTCCATCACGCGAGCTTTTTGACCGCTCTATTCGCGAAGTCCATCCGGCCGAGATCGCGAGTATGATTGACGCCCATGCGAGCGACCTTACAGCCGCAGAAGATCCGATCCTTAATCTTGCCCGACTGCTCGGAATCGCACGTCTCAGCCGTGATGCGCGGGAGTATTTGGAAGCTTGTATCGATTGGTGTGATCAATAA
- a CDS encoding biotin-dependent carboxyltransferase family protein: MTAHLKVMSAGPSMSIQDLGREGHLAYGLTRGGAADRLALHEGAALLGQSAACAAIEMVGIGGTFEATADTVIALTGARMVATLEGAPLVWHACHSLPAGAKLVIGGVQSGNYGYLHIAGGFDTPRHMGARASHLNAQIGAPLQRGDALAFDPTKSARAGYFLSPDNRLQGGVIRVITSFQSDHFSSETRERFARTAFRRDPRGNRQGVRMDTDAPGFYAEGGLSIVSEVITTGDIQVAGDGAPYVLMCESQTTGGYPRIGTVIPSDLPKVAQAPVGGAIRFEFISHDAAIDIEKRARREIKSLSSQAQPLVRDPHDIADLLSYQLISGAVSASADPFAR, from the coding sequence ATGACCGCCCACCTCAAGGTAATGTCCGCCGGACCGTCGATGAGCATTCAGGACCTGGGTCGCGAGGGTCACCTGGCCTACGGTCTGACGCGGGGGGGGGCCGCTGACAGATTGGCGCTTCACGAGGGAGCGGCCCTTCTGGGGCAAAGCGCTGCATGTGCCGCCATCGAAATGGTCGGCATCGGCGGGACGTTTGAGGCGACGGCCGATACGGTTATCGCCCTGACCGGCGCGCGCATGGTTGCAACGCTGGAGGGTGCGCCACTGGTTTGGCATGCCTGTCATAGCCTGCCCGCAGGGGCCAAACTGGTCATCGGCGGGGTACAATCGGGCAACTATGGCTATCTGCATATCGCGGGCGGGTTTGACACGCCGCGCCATATGGGCGCGCGGGCAAGCCATTTGAACGCCCAGATCGGTGCGCCACTGCAACGCGGGGATGCGCTCGCGTTCGATCCGACAAAATCGGCGCGCGCCGGGTATTTCCTGTCGCCGGACAACCGCCTCCAGGGTGGCGTGATCCGGGTGATTACGTCCTTTCAATCTGACCATTTCTCCTCGGAAACACGTGAGCGTTTCGCGCGGACCGCCTTTCGCCGGGACCCGCGTGGCAATCGCCAGGGCGTGCGCATGGATACCGACGCGCCGGGCTTTTACGCTGAGGGGGGCCTCAGCATCGTTTCCGAAGTTATTACGACCGGCGATATCCAGGTGGCCGGGGACGGCGCCCCCTATGTTTTGATGTGCGAAAGCCAGACGACGGGGGGATACCCCAGGATCGGCACCGTGATACCGTCGGATTTGCCAAAGGTGGCACAGGCGCCGGTTGGCGGCGCGATCCGGTTCGAATTCATTTCACACGATGCGGCGATAGACATCGAAAAACGCGCACGCCGTGAGATCAAGTCGCTCTCGTCACAGGCACAGCCCCTGGTGCGCGATCCGCATGATATTGCGGATTTGCTCAGCTATCAATTGATCAGCGGCGCGGTTTCGGCCAGCGCAGACCCCTTCGCGCGATAA
- a CDS encoding LamB/YcsF family protein: protein MTTVDLNADMGESFGPWNMGDDAALLKTVTSANIACGAHAGDPDVMAATMRIAMENGVGIGSHPGFADLQGFGRRRMDIPRATLQNSIRYQVAASVGMAKSLGAKVRHLKVHGALANMASEDADLAADLFEAALSVDPDLIVMVLCATAQEEAVRKLGCAYAGEIFADRAYNDDATLVDRSLPGAVIHDPDLAGKRMVDMVKAGAIITESGKRIETSIDTICLHGDTPTAVQIAASVRAALEASGVEVRQFEGRKA, encoded by the coding sequence ATGACCACCGTAGACCTGAATGCCGATATGGGCGAAAGCTTTGGACCCTGGAACATGGGGGATGATGCGGCGCTGTTGAAAACCGTCACATCCGCCAATATCGCCTGTGGCGCGCATGCGGGCGACCCGGATGTGATGGCGGCGACCATGCGGATTGCGATGGAAAACGGCGTCGGGATCGGGTCGCATCCGGGATTTGCCGATCTGCAAGGTTTTGGCCGCCGCCGCATGGATATCCCCCGCGCGACTTTGCAAAATTCGATCCGCTATCAGGTTGCCGCCTCCGTGGGCATGGCCAAATCGCTGGGGGCAAAGGTCCGCCATCTCAAGGTGCATGGTGCTCTGGCGAACATGGCCTCGGAGGACGCGGACCTGGCCGCTGACCTTTTCGAGGCCGCCTTGTCGGTTGATCCCGACCTGATCGTCATGGTGCTCTGCGCCACGGCACAAGAGGAGGCTGTGCGTAAATTGGGCTGCGCTTACGCGGGAGAAATTTTCGCGGATCGTGCGTATAATGACGATGCGACCCTGGTCGATCGCAGCCTGCCGGGCGCGGTGATCCATGATCCGGATCTGGCGGGAAAACGTATGGTGGATATGGTCAAAGCGGGGGCTATTATAACCGAGAGCGGCAAGCGCATTGAAACCAGCATTGATACAATTTGCCTGCATGGGGACACGCCCACCGCCGTACAGATCGCAGCATCCGTGCGCGCAGCGCTTGAAGCCTCAGGCGTAGAGGTGCGTCAATTCGAGGGCCGCAAAGCCTGA